One Chryseobacterium indoltheticum DNA segment encodes these proteins:
- a CDS encoding DUF6496 domain-containing protein: protein MSKTKYSDKAQKKVGKVMEEFKEGKLKSSSGEKVKNRKQAVAIGISEAREAGLKVPKQKKKKE from the coding sequence ATGAGCAAAACAAAATATTCAGATAAGGCTCAGAAGAAAGTAGGAAAAGTGATGGAAGAATTCAAAGAAGGAAAATTGAAATCTTCATCAGGTGAAAAAGTCAAAAACAGAAAACAGGCCGTTGCAATCGGTATTTCTGAGGCTCGCGAAGCCGGTTTGAAAGTCCCAAAGCAAAAAAAGAAAAAAGAATAA